A genomic segment from Lignipirellula cremea encodes:
- a CDS encoding ammonium transporter translates to MQFIRWYAALAASVLFLACCATTGLAQLDSPEPDKHTELVDGQPAPDAAPALTPEERLAHIEALAQEGVNAGHNAWMLVSCALVLFMTAPGLAMFYGGLVRKKNVLSVLMQCLFLMGLMTIIWAVYGYSLSFGGDALAEPGVEAEGEAKVAAYSPWIGNGEFLFMNNVQQSWKDGAVDTPMTDKIPTLTHMLFQGMFFIITPVLICGAFAERMKFSTMVVFLVLWGTLVYCPLCHWVWDKGPLGFVETSQLGSRFAVMGGALDFAGGTVVHISSGVSALICALLIGRRLGFGSEPMPPHNLTYTSLGAGMLWVGWFGFNAGSELACDGLTSSAFAVTHFSAAAGAVSWAAMEWILRKKPSVLGAASGAVAGLVCITPAAGFVQPMPALIMGALAGVICFLACTTLKNKFGYDDSLDAFGVHGVGGTLGAILTGVFATRACWDIDEGRTLGLLDGWMTGGEFTARIFIGQIVATGITWVYAAVATYILLKVLDLTMGLRVSQEQEIQGLDLSQHGEEGYIYI, encoded by the coding sequence ATGCAATTCATACGATGGTACGCGGCTTTGGCGGCAAGCGTACTTTTCCTGGCCTGCTGCGCGACCACGGGATTAGCCCAGCTCGATTCTCCTGAACCCGACAAACATACGGAACTGGTCGACGGCCAGCCGGCGCCGGACGCCGCGCCGGCTCTCACGCCCGAGGAACGCCTGGCCCATATTGAAGCGCTTGCGCAAGAGGGCGTCAACGCGGGCCACAACGCCTGGATGCTGGTCTCCTGTGCGCTAGTGCTGTTCATGACGGCGCCGGGCCTGGCCATGTTTTATGGCGGTCTGGTGCGGAAAAAGAACGTGCTGAGCGTGCTGATGCAGTGCCTGTTTCTGATGGGGCTGATGACTATCATCTGGGCCGTGTACGGCTATTCGCTTTCTTTTGGCGGCGATGCGTTGGCGGAACCAGGCGTCGAAGCCGAGGGTGAAGCGAAAGTCGCCGCGTACAGCCCCTGGATCGGGAACGGCGAATTCCTGTTCATGAACAACGTCCAGCAATCGTGGAAAGACGGCGCGGTCGATACGCCGATGACGGATAAAATCCCGACGCTGACCCACATGCTGTTCCAGGGGATGTTCTTCATCATTACCCCGGTGCTGATCTGCGGCGCCTTTGCGGAACGGATGAAGTTCAGCACGATGGTGGTGTTTCTGGTGTTGTGGGGGACGCTCGTCTATTGTCCTTTGTGCCACTGGGTGTGGGACAAGGGGCCGCTGGGCTTTGTAGAAACTTCCCAGCTGGGCAGTCGGTTTGCGGTGATGGGCGGGGCGCTCGACTTTGCGGGCGGGACGGTCGTGCATATCAGCTCGGGCGTGTCGGCCCTGATCTGCGCCCTGCTGATCGGTCGGCGTCTGGGTTTTGGCTCGGAACCGATGCCGCCGCACAACCTGACGTACACCTCGCTGGGAGCCGGTATGCTGTGGGTGGGGTGGTTTGGCTTTAACGCCGGGAGCGAACTGGCCTGCGATGGATTGACCTCGAGCGCTTTCGCGGTGACGCATTTCTCGGCTGCGGCCGGCGCCGTCTCCTGGGCCGCCATGGAATGGATCTTGCGCAAGAAGCCGAGCGTGCTGGGCGCTGCTTCGGGCGCTGTCGCGGGGCTGGTGTGCATTACGCCGGCTGCCGGGTTTGTACAGCCGATGCCCGCGCTGATCATGGGGGCTCTGGCTGGGGTAATCTGCTTCCTGGCCTGCACGACGCTGAAGAACAAGTTTGGCTACGACGATTCGCTGGACGCCTTTGGCGTGCATGGCGTCGGCGGCACGCTGGGCGCCATTCTGACCGGCGTGTTCGCCACGCGGGCCTGCTGGGACATTGATGAAGGCCGCACCCTGGGGCTGCTCGACGGCTGGATGACGGGCGGCGAATTCACCGCGCGGATCTTCATCGGCCAGATCGTCGCAACCGGCATCACCTGGGTGTATGCGGCGGTGGCGACGTACATCCTGCTCAAGGTGCTGGACCTGACGATGGGTCTTCGCGTCTCCCAGGAACAGGAAATCCAGGGGCTCGATCTGAGTCAGCACGGCGAGGAGGGCTACATCTACATCTAG
- a CDS encoding P-II family nitrogen regulator, translating into MKKVEAIVRHFKLEDVKNALTEKGIHGMTITEVRGFGRQKGHTEMYRGTEYAVDFVPKVKMEVVCSDSNLQAVIDTIMSTAQTGQIGDGKIFVTALDNTIRIRTGEIGEDAL; encoded by the coding sequence ATGAAAAAAGTTGAAGCGATCGTTCGGCATTTCAAACTGGAAGACGTCAAAAACGCCCTGACTGAGAAAGGAATCCACGGCATGACGATTACCGAAGTCCGCGGTTTTGGTCGGCAAAAGGGCCATACCGAAATGTATCGCGGTACGGAATACGCCGTGGATTTTGTCCCGAAAGTCAAAATGGAGGTCGTCTGTTCCGACAGCAATCTCCAGGCGGTGATCGACACGATCATGAGCACCGCCCAGACGGGACAGATTGGCGACGGCAAGATTTTCGTCACGGCGCTCGACAATACCATTCGCATCCGCACCGGGGAAATTGGCGAAGACGCCCTGTAG
- the glnD gene encoding [protein-PII] uridylyltransferase, whose protein sequence is MNHPPGIRPVVIEAKDRLRIGREKLRAQHLSGSPGIQVCTRLTELVDTVLVEFYNSILADMADSDPTLAGEFVLAPNGGYGRRDLAPYSDVDLMLLYRPGSRDRVAPFARLLTQYIYDAGLDLGFSLRTPSEACSLATADAETFTALAESRVLIGNKSLFKHFMERFQRLAKRKSQRLISVIEEARLEERSKYGETVYLLKPNVKRSRGGLRDIQLLRWIGFARYGEVEPENLRRQGALAAEDRMRLRAARDFLLRLRNELHFHAGKSRDVLDKDEQLRIAQRYGYQGGEAVLPVEEFMREYFEHTSAVRSIVAHFVATAKNRWTFSRLLEPLFSHQVERDFYVGFRYIGANRRGLAKVCGDLAQTLRLMDLANWYDKRIDHHTWTAIRDSMSTWDEVELTSEAKVRFLSLVSQPARLGNLLRQLHDLRVLEKIIPAVRHARCLLQFNEYHKYTVDEHSLRAIERCTEFASDPGALGDAYRSIREKRILHLALLLHDLGKGFVEDHSEVGRRIATETAVRLGLAERDAGTLQFLVHKHLLMADTAMQRDINDDRVVLQFALEVRSPDILKMLFVLSCADLAAVGPGVLNNWKLELLTDLYRRTMRHVSAEDPPSRSTAEGIEVRRQQVSDAAPNSATNPAAAWWSRQIETLPPRYLFSAPRKKIVATLSRLQNLEQDQVVAWGEYLPDRKVVEYTIGAQREICRGIFHRLTGAFSSTGHEILWADICSLADGVLLDRFHVHDLDFTDEPPEERLSEVARRLEQSLRQPTDQPPSFRRLWTKESTIVGAHLQTKVGIDNETSEECSIIHIFAHDRRGLLYTITKAIYDLGLSVEVAKIGTYVDQVIDVFYVTEQATGGKIESEERIREVKLQISQAIEPVTVIS, encoded by the coding sequence ATGAATCATCCTCCCGGTATACGCCCCGTCGTGATCGAAGCGAAGGATCGCTTGCGCATCGGACGTGAGAAACTCAGGGCGCAGCATCTGAGCGGCTCGCCCGGCATCCAGGTCTGCACGCGGCTGACAGAGCTGGTCGACACGGTCCTGGTGGAATTTTACAACTCCATTCTTGCCGATATGGCGGACAGCGACCCGACGCTGGCGGGAGAGTTTGTGCTGGCTCCCAATGGCGGCTACGGCCGCCGCGATCTGGCGCCGTATTCCGATGTGGATCTGATGCTGTTGTATCGGCCCGGCTCGCGCGATCGGGTGGCTCCCTTTGCGCGGCTGCTCACGCAATACATTTACGACGCCGGGCTGGACCTGGGTTTCAGTCTGCGAACGCCGAGCGAGGCCTGTTCGCTGGCGACGGCCGATGCGGAAACCTTTACCGCACTCGCGGAAAGCCGCGTGCTGATTGGCAACAAAAGCCTGTTCAAGCACTTTATGGAACGCTTCCAGCGGCTGGCCAAACGGAAGTCCCAGCGGCTGATCTCTGTGATTGAAGAGGCCCGGTTAGAAGAACGCTCCAAGTACGGCGAAACCGTCTATCTGCTCAAACCGAACGTCAAACGCAGCCGCGGCGGCCTGCGCGATATCCAGTTGCTCCGCTGGATCGGCTTTGCCCGGTACGGGGAAGTCGAACCAGAAAACCTTCGTCGCCAGGGCGCTCTGGCCGCCGAAGACCGGATGCGGCTAAGGGCGGCGCGGGATTTTCTGCTCCGATTGCGCAACGAACTGCACTTTCACGCCGGTAAAAGCCGCGATGTGCTGGATAAAGACGAACAACTACGGATCGCCCAAAGATACGGCTACCAGGGCGGCGAGGCCGTGCTGCCGGTCGAAGAGTTCATGCGGGAGTATTTTGAACACACCAGCGCGGTGCGTTCCATTGTCGCCCATTTTGTGGCGACGGCGAAGAACCGCTGGACGTTCTCCCGACTGTTAGAGCCGCTGTTCAGCCACCAGGTAGAACGGGACTTTTACGTCGGTTTTCGCTATATCGGGGCGAACCGCCGGGGGCTGGCCAAGGTGTGCGGCGACCTCGCCCAGACGCTGCGGCTGATGGATCTGGCCAACTGGTACGATAAACGGATCGACCATCATACCTGGACGGCGATTCGCGATTCGATGAGCACCTGGGACGAAGTCGAGCTGACTTCCGAGGCGAAAGTCCGGTTTCTCTCGCTGGTTTCCCAGCCGGCTCGACTGGGAAACCTGCTGCGGCAGCTCCACGACCTGCGCGTTCTGGAAAAAATTATTCCTGCGGTGCGCCATGCGCGATGCCTTTTGCAATTTAATGAGTATCATAAATATACGGTTGATGAGCATTCGCTTCGAGCCATTGAACGTTGTACGGAATTTGCCAGCGACCCGGGGGCGCTGGGGGACGCTTATCGCAGTATCCGCGAGAAACGCATTCTGCACCTGGCTTTGCTGCTGCACGACCTGGGGAAAGGCTTTGTCGAAGACCATAGCGAGGTCGGCCGGCGGATTGCGACGGAAACGGCCGTCCGACTGGGGCTGGCCGAACGCGACGCCGGTACGCTGCAGTTTTTAGTGCACAAACACCTGCTCATGGCGGATACCGCCATGCAGCGGGATATTAACGACGACCGCGTCGTACTGCAGTTTGCCCTGGAAGTGCGATCGCCTGACATATTGAAAATGCTGTTCGTGTTGAGCTGCGCCGATCTGGCGGCGGTCGGCCCGGGCGTGCTGAACAACTGGAAGCTGGAATTGCTGACCGATCTTTATCGCCGCACCATGCGCCATGTGTCTGCCGAAGATCCGCCGTCGCGGAGCACGGCCGAAGGGATCGAAGTCCGCCGCCAGCAGGTTTCCGACGCCGCCCCCAATTCGGCGACCAATCCCGCCGCTGCCTGGTGGAGCCGCCAGATAGAAACCCTCCCGCCGCGTTACCTTTTCTCCGCTCCTCGGAAAAAAATCGTGGCCACCCTGAGCCGGCTGCAGAATCTGGAACAGGACCAGGTCGTCGCCTGGGGGGAGTATTTGCCGGACCGGAAAGTTGTCGAATACACCATTGGAGCCCAGCGGGAAATTTGCCGAGGCATTTTCCACCGTTTGACGGGCGCCTTTTCCAGCACGGGCCATGAGATTCTGTGGGCCGACATCTGCTCGCTGGCCGACGGCGTGCTGCTGGACCGCTTCCATGTCCATGACCTGGATTTCACCGACGAGCCGCCGGAGGAGCGTCTTTCGGAAGTCGCCCGCCGACTGGAACAGTCGCTACGCCAGCCTACCGATCAGCCGCCCTCGTTTCGGCGGTTGTGGACAAAAGAATCCACCATCGTAGGCGCCCACCTGCAGACCAAGGTAGGCATTGATAACGAAACTTCGGAAGAATGTTCGATTATTCACATTTTCGCCCATGACCGGCGTGGTTTACTGTATACGATCACCAAAGCGATCTATGACCTAGGCTTGTCTGTCGAAGTCGCCAAGATCGGGACCTATGTCGACCAGGTGATTGATGTTTTTTATGTCACGGAACAAGCCACTGGCGGGAAAATCGAAAGCGAAGAAAGGATTCGCGAAGTGAAACTGCAAATTTCCCAAGCCATTGAGCCGGTGACGGTCATCTCGTAG
- a CDS encoding redoxin domain-containing protein codes for MKFFVAWMMVLALATVGNASEEPEESPVGRTIDNFELQDYRGKAVKLDDFRDSKAVVVIFLGTECPLAKLYAPRLCALAAEYESQGVAFLGINANVQDSITEVGAYARIHEIKFPLLKDSGNRVADAMGAIRTPEAFLLDGQRRVRYWGRIDDQYGVGYARDNPQRQDLKEAIDQLLAGKPITLPEAEATGCHIGRIRQPDPNAKVTYSQQISRLLQKRCVECHRPGEIAPFALTDYEEVVGWAETIAETVEENRMPPWHASPKHGDFINDRRLSKEEKQLIYDWVAAGAPQGDPTQLPEPLEYTTGWQLPREPDYVVAMRPAPYSVPAEGKIRYQYFTVNPGFTEDKWVTAAEVAPGNRAVVHHILVFVKTPSTRLSEEGGFLAAYVPGLREKPYLPGMAKKIPAGAQLYFQVHYTPIGSPQQDLSKIALVFCKPEEVEYEVKTASVSTRNILIPPEDGNYVAEATSGSLGEDALLLSYMPHMHLRGKSFRYETRPREGDSQILLDVPEYDFNWQTSYRLREPMTLQAGTQIYCQASYDNSKRNLSNPDPQATVRWGAQTDDEMLFGYFDYAIKVPGPETNKATPEMLRYARSIIMQLDRNRDGRVSRKEVPRQHMSTFERLDVNRDNQLTLEEMLTP; via the coding sequence GTGAAGTTTTTTGTTGCATGGATGATGGTTCTCGCGCTGGCGACGGTGGGCAACGCCAGCGAAGAGCCCGAAGAATCGCCGGTTGGCCGGACAATCGATAATTTTGAACTTCAAGATTACCGGGGTAAGGCTGTCAAGCTGGACGATTTTCGCGACAGCAAAGCGGTCGTCGTGATTTTCCTCGGTACGGAATGTCCGCTGGCTAAACTCTATGCGCCGCGCCTGTGCGCGCTGGCAGCCGAGTACGAATCCCAGGGCGTAGCGTTCCTGGGCATTAACGCCAATGTGCAGGACTCCATCACCGAAGTGGGCGCCTATGCCCGCATCCATGAAATTAAATTTCCCCTGCTCAAAGACTCCGGCAACCGGGTCGCCGACGCCATGGGAGCAATTCGTACGCCTGAGGCCTTTCTGCTCGACGGCCAGCGCCGCGTGCGGTATTGGGGTCGCATCGATGACCAGTACGGCGTGGGCTACGCTCGCGATAATCCTCAGCGCCAGGATCTAAAAGAAGCCATTGACCAGCTCCTGGCAGGCAAACCGATCACCCTGCCGGAAGCCGAAGCGACGGGCTGCCATATCGGACGCATCCGCCAGCCGGACCCCAACGCCAAGGTCACTTACTCCCAGCAAATTTCCCGCCTGCTGCAGAAACGCTGCGTCGAGTGCCACCGGCCGGGCGAGATTGCTCCGTTTGCCCTGACCGATTACGAAGAGGTCGTCGGCTGGGCCGAAACCATCGCTGAAACCGTCGAAGAAAATCGGATGCCGCCCTGGCACGCCAGCCCCAAACATGGCGACTTTATCAACGACCGTCGGCTCTCCAAAGAGGAAAAGCAGTTGATCTATGATTGGGTCGCCGCCGGCGCCCCGCAGGGCGATCCGACCCAGCTGCCAGAACCGTTGGAGTACACGACCGGCTGGCAACTGCCCCGGGAGCCCGACTATGTCGTCGCCATGCGGCCGGCCCCGTACTCGGTCCCGGCCGAAGGGAAGATCCGCTACCAGTACTTCACCGTGAACCCCGGTTTCACCGAAGACAAATGGGTCACCGCCGCTGAAGTCGCGCCCGGCAACCGAGCCGTGGTGCACCATATTCTGGTCTTTGTGAAAACCCCTTCGACCCGACTGAGCGAAGAAGGCGGTTTTCTGGCGGCTTACGTTCCCGGACTGCGAGAGAAGCCGTATCTGCCCGGCATGGCGAAGAAAATCCCGGCCGGCGCCCAACTGTACTTCCAGGTCCATTACACGCCGATCGGCTCGCCCCAGCAGGACCTGAGCAAGATCGCCCTGGTGTTCTGCAAGCCGGAAGAAGTCGAGTACGAAGTCAAAACGGCCAGTGTTTCCACCCGGAACATTCTGATTCCGCCCGAGGACGGCAATTATGTGGCCGAAGCCACCTCTGGCAGCCTGGGCGAGGACGCGCTCCTGCTGTCGTATATGCCGCACATGCACCTCCGCGGCAAGTCCTTCCGCTATGAAACCCGGCCCCGCGAAGGCGACAGCCAGATCCTGCTCGATGTGCCGGAATACGACTTCAACTGGCAGACCTCGTACCGCTTGCGCGAGCCGATGACGCTCCAGGCCGGCACGCAGATTTACTGCCAGGCCAGTTATGATAACTCCAAACGGAACCTGTCCAATCCGGATCCGCAAGCAACTGTCCGCTGGGGCGCCCAGACCGACGATGAAATGCTGTTCGGCTATTTCGACTACGCCATCAAGGTGCCGGGTCCCGAGACAAACAAGGCGACTCCGGAAATGCTGCGTTACGCCCGGTCCATCATCATGCAGTTGGATCGCAATCGCGACGGCCGCGTCAGCCGGAAGGAAGTCCCCCGGCAGCATATGAGTACGTTCGAACGGCTCGACGTGAATCGCGACAACCAACTCACCCTGGAAGAGATGCTCACCCCATAA
- a CDS encoding efflux RND transporter periplasmic adaptor subunit: MRTAHRLGLLYVTAAATCLTGCGWMSRESVQAARVEKSAIREFVDERGTTSLPTVYVISTPFAGRIQPILKEVGSPVSAGPQADPVAQMVPDDLREEKAEAQAAVDRLKASIVENQFMAVEQNLYQQALHYVDSMQEAVKAAARQTEASKRSYEYAESFFAETARLAKTDVRTDDDVQRADVERVAREVDYYKSNRYTQAAEAINAATRLLPAIVKSYIERKQLGTSVLEKQLAEAQARLRQAEIRETRAVMHSPIQGVVLEKMIENEQYLAAGTQLLKIGDLSQLEIVAEVLSQDVVQIHAGDPVEIYGPATGRNLGDGFQGVVKRVHPAGFTKLSSLGVEQQRVKVIVAFAAGELDRLFQERPLGVDYRVRVRIFTASKKNALTIPRTALFRGADGGWQVFAVCNGAAELTPVTVGLGNDDRVEITDGLQAGATVVLAPESSLVDGAAVEPKVRPETSPSLETPDAS, from the coding sequence GTGCGCACTGCCCATCGGCTTGGATTGCTCTACGTGACCGCTGCGGCGACCTGTCTGACCGGCTGTGGATGGATGTCGCGTGAAAGCGTACAGGCGGCCCGCGTCGAGAAGTCCGCCATTCGCGAATTCGTCGACGAACGCGGCACGACCTCGCTGCCGACTGTATATGTCATCTCCACCCCTTTTGCGGGACGCATCCAGCCCATCTTGAAAGAGGTCGGCTCACCCGTTTCCGCCGGCCCACAGGCCGACCCCGTCGCGCAGATGGTGCCCGACGATCTACGCGAAGAAAAGGCCGAAGCCCAGGCGGCCGTCGATCGCCTGAAGGCTTCCATCGTCGAAAACCAGTTCATGGCCGTCGAGCAGAATCTGTACCAGCAGGCCCTGCACTATGTGGACTCCATGCAGGAGGCTGTCAAAGCGGCGGCCCGGCAGACGGAGGCTTCTAAACGCAGCTACGAATACGCCGAAAGTTTCTTTGCCGAAACGGCCCGCCTGGCCAAAACCGATGTCCGCACCGACGACGATGTGCAACGCGCCGATGTCGAACGGGTCGCTCGGGAAGTCGACTACTACAAGTCCAACCGGTACACCCAGGCGGCCGAGGCGATCAACGCGGCGACCCGCCTGCTGCCCGCCATTGTAAAGTCCTATATCGAACGGAAGCAGCTCGGCACCAGCGTCCTGGAAAAGCAGCTGGCCGAAGCGCAAGCCCGGTTGCGACAGGCCGAGATTCGCGAGACCAGAGCCGTCATGCACAGTCCGATCCAGGGCGTCGTGCTGGAGAAGATGATCGAGAATGAACAGTACCTGGCGGCGGGAACCCAGCTGCTGAAGATTGGCGACTTGTCGCAACTGGAGATTGTCGCCGAAGTGCTCAGCCAGGACGTCGTCCAGATTCATGCCGGCGACCCGGTCGAAATCTACGGTCCTGCGACCGGACGGAACCTGGGCGACGGTTTCCAGGGCGTCGTCAAACGGGTGCATCCGGCCGGCTTTACCAAGCTCAGTTCGCTGGGCGTCGAACAGCAACGGGTGAAGGTCATCGTCGCCTTTGCCGCAGGCGAGCTCGACCGGCTGTTCCAGGAGCGGCCGCTGGGCGTTGACTATCGTGTCCGCGTGCGGATCTTCACCGCCAGCAAAAAAAACGCGCTGACCATTCCGCGCACGGCCCTGTTCCGCGGGGCCGACGGCGGCTGGCAGGTGTTCGCCGTTTGCAATGGCGCGGCGGAGCTGACGCCTGTGACGGTCGGCCTGGGGAACGACGACCGGGTCGAAATTACCGACGGCCTGCAGGCGGGAGCGACCGTGGTGCTGGCGCCGGAAAGCAGCCTCGTCGACGGCGCCGCCGTCGAACCGAAAGTTCGCCCCGAGACATCCCCGTCGCTAGAAACGCCGGACGCATCGTAG
- a CDS encoding cytochrome c peroxidase, whose protein sequence is MPCWSTCPMRFLASLLLFVGTAAACAAAEPEGHFRRPVALVAQGERLFVANQRGSISVIDTRTNRLLQETPCGQRLADIASTPWGLMAVDEQAGQLLRLEALADGRVRETGVARIPGQPVSLALSPDRWLGSVASLWGQRLTFVNLEAMKTVAVLDLPFSPRKQWWSADRQRLIVADAYAGQLAVVEVTGQADVDVTPRIVSLRQFEGHNIRGLAYDSQTDELVFAHQLLNGQTHTTRERVFWGSVVSNVLRSVPLSHLLQKPAERATAKQNARPADPPEPLPGDQQEVPAPWDIAHWSFYPLGNPNLAAGDPGELLITPAGQTVVLYAGVDQLAARRRPTQGFERIDLGRRPSGLALHGDGRRVYTANTFDDSVSMLDLETFQTETISLGPTPEPTLADQGESLFYDARLSLDGWYSCHSCHTDGHANGAINDNLGDDTFGSPKRILSLLGGHDTGPWAWTGSQATLSDQIRKSLQLTMRDDKQDQATDANVAALTAYLQTLQPPPSILAARAADPPSVESAASIARGQAIFSRQGCVECHVPPTYTSSAVYDVGLHDERGRTEFNPPSLRGVSQRRSFFHDGRARSLSDVVQRERHQQTSPLKAAEARDLIEFLKSL, encoded by the coding sequence ATGCCTTGTTGGAGTACCTGTCCCATGCGGTTTCTGGCTTCCCTTCTACTCTTTGTCGGCACGGCGGCCGCTTGCGCCGCAGCGGAGCCGGAGGGCCATTTTCGCCGGCCCGTCGCCCTCGTCGCGCAAGGCGAACGCCTTTTTGTGGCCAACCAGCGCGGCAGCATCAGCGTGATCGATACCCGCACCAACAGGCTGCTGCAGGAAACGCCTTGCGGCCAGCGGCTGGCCGATATCGCCAGTACTCCCTGGGGTTTGATGGCGGTCGATGAACAGGCGGGCCAGTTGCTGCGACTGGAAGCACTGGCGGACGGCCGCGTGCGCGAGACAGGCGTCGCCCGCATCCCGGGGCAGCCCGTTTCGCTGGCGTTGTCGCCCGATCGTTGGCTGGGGAGCGTGGCTTCGCTCTGGGGACAGCGGTTGACGTTCGTCAATCTGGAAGCGATGAAAACGGTCGCGGTGCTCGACCTGCCCTTCTCTCCCCGCAAGCAATGGTGGTCGGCCGACAGGCAGCGATTGATTGTCGCCGACGCGTATGCCGGACAGTTAGCGGTGGTCGAAGTGACGGGCCAGGCCGACGTCGACGTCACGCCGCGAATTGTGTCGCTGCGGCAGTTTGAAGGCCATAACATCCGCGGGCTGGCCTACGATTCGCAAACCGACGAACTGGTGTTTGCCCACCAGTTGCTCAACGGCCAGACCCACACCACGCGGGAACGCGTCTTCTGGGGTTCGGTCGTCAGCAATGTGCTGCGGTCGGTTCCGCTCTCCCATCTGCTGCAGAAGCCCGCCGAACGGGCGACCGCCAAACAGAACGCCCGGCCCGCCGACCCGCCAGAACCATTGCCGGGTGATCAACAGGAAGTCCCGGCGCCCTGGGACATTGCCCACTGGAGCTTTTATCCGCTGGGAAATCCCAACCTGGCGGCAGGTGATCCAGGCGAACTGCTGATCACGCCGGCTGGCCAGACAGTCGTGCTTTACGCCGGCGTCGACCAGCTGGCGGCTCGCCGGAGGCCGACGCAGGGCTTCGAACGAATCGACCTGGGCCGTCGTCCCAGCGGCCTGGCTTTGCATGGCGACGGCCGCCGGGTTTATACCGCCAACACGTTCGACGACAGCGTTTCGATGCTGGACCTGGAAACGTTCCAGACGGAAACGATTTCGCTAGGTCCGACGCCCGAACCGACCCTGGCGGACCAGGGCGAGTCGCTGTTTTACGATGCCCGGCTGTCGCTCGATGGCTGGTACAGTTGCCATAGCTGCCATACCGACGGCCACGCCAACGGCGCCATCAACGATAACCTGGGCGACGACACGTTCGGTTCGCCCAAGCGAATCCTGTCGCTGCTGGGCGGCCACGATACGGGCCCCTGGGCCTGGACCGGCTCCCAGGCGACGCTCTCGGATCAGATCCGCAAGTCGCTTCAGCTGACCATGCGCGACGACAAACAGGACCAGGCGACCGATGCAAACGTGGCCGCGCTGACGGCCTATCTGCAGACGCTGCAGCCGCCGCCTTCGATCCTGGCCGCCCGCGCCGCCGATCCGCCGTCCGTCGAGTCGGCCGCTTCGATCGCCCGGGGCCAGGCAATTTTCTCCCGGCAGGGCTGCGTAGAATGCCATGTACCGCCCACGTACACTTCGTCCGCCGTGTATGATGTAGGGCTTCACGATGAACGTGGTCGGACGGAGTTCAACCCGCCTTCGCTGCGCGGCGTGAGCCAGCGTCGGTCGTTCTTCCACGACGGCCGGGCCCGCAGCCTGAGCGACGTGGTCCAGCGCGAACGCCACCAGCAGACGTCCCCTTTGAAGGCGGCCGAAGCACGCGATCTGATCGAGTTTTTGAAGAGTCTATAA
- a CDS encoding methyltransferase domain-containing protein codes for MNHLFPPWLSSWREKMRNVIGAVALRTWRRNRLFPQKQASWKGKAGLEIGGPSALFSKRSYLPIYPVAGTMDNVNFAGQTVWEGEIAQGRTFLFDPQKQPGVQFLCEATELTPASGTYDFLLSSHTLEHVANPIKALREWLRVLKADGAMTIVLPHKERTFDHRRQVTTLQHLIEDAEADRGENDLSHLPEILALHDLARDPLAGNFEAFQKRSQQNPQLRCLHHHVFDTQAAVQLLDYVNLQIQQVETVPPHDIVVHGVKCDSPARNAPFLGPDAAWRKQSCFPSDRMQAGR; via the coding sequence ATGAACCACCTCTTCCCTCCCTGGCTGTCGTCGTGGCGTGAGAAGATGCGGAACGTGATCGGGGCGGTTGCTCTTCGCACCTGGCGTCGGAACCGATTGTTCCCCCAGAAGCAAGCCAGCTGGAAGGGGAAGGCCGGGCTGGAGATCGGCGGCCCTTCGGCCCTTTTTTCGAAACGGTCTTACCTGCCCATTTATCCGGTCGCGGGGACGATGGATAACGTCAACTTTGCCGGCCAGACGGTCTGGGAAGGGGAAATCGCCCAGGGCCGCACGTTTCTCTTTGATCCGCAAAAACAGCCCGGCGTGCAGTTCCTGTGCGAAGCGACCGAGCTGACGCCGGCGAGCGGAACCTACGACTTTCTGCTGTCGTCGCACACGCTTGAGCACGTGGCGAATCCGATCAAGGCGCTCCGCGAATGGTTACGGGTGCTCAAGGCTGACGGGGCGATGACGATCGTATTGCCCCATAAGGAAAGAACGTTCGACCATCGCCGCCAGGTGACAACGCTCCAGCACCTGATCGAGGATGCTGAAGCGGATCGGGGGGAGAACGACCTGTCCCATTTGCCGGAGATCCTGGCTTTGCACGACCTCGCCCGCGACCCTTTGGCGGGCAATTTCGAAGCGTTCCAGAAGCGGTCCCAGCAGAACCCGCAGCTGCGCTGCCTGCATCATCATGTCTTTGACACCCAGGCGGCGGTCCAGTTGCTGGACTATGTGAACCTGCAGATTCAACAGGTCGAGACCGTGCCCCCGCACGATATTGTGGTGCATGGCGTCAAGTGCGACTCGCCGGCCCGGAACGCTCCGTTCCTCGGCCCCGACGCCGCGTGGCGAAAACAGAGCTGTTTCCCGTCCGATCGCATGCAGGCCGGTCGCTGA